A window of Argopecten irradians isolate NY chromosome 1, Ai_NY, whole genome shotgun sequence contains these coding sequences:
- the LOC138329261 gene encoding uncharacterized protein: MARILVVFLALAVVIGYDCVLGQMKSCDCSCSNLDNALENDPVLKAKMEKLAKEMTVDAKNTSAHLRSLTSASDDRPSAQAAGYVGVTILTLVFGLLLFFDGIGAFTHGLFPKEKEQ, from the exons ATGGCACGGATATTGGTTGTTTTCCTCGCTCTGGCGGTTGTTATAGGAT ACGATTGTGTCCTCGGACAGATGAAGTCCTGTGATTGTTCCTGTTCGAACCTCGACAACGCTTTGGAGAACGATCCAGTCTTAAAAGCAAAAATGGAGAAACTGGCTAAGGAGATGACGGTGGATGCGAAGAATACCAGTGCTCACCTGCGGTCTCTGACGTCAGCCTCGGACGACCGTCCGTCTGCCCAGGCGGCTGGCTACGTCGGAGTAACAATACTTACTCTAGTGTTTGGCCTGCTCCTCTTCTTCGACGGTATCGGCGCCTTTACACACGGAC
- the LOC138329247 gene encoding uncharacterized protein isoform X3 has protein sequence MKYSPVEVMPAETMTSHGGHDPMSMMGIPHPAMIGLPYNEASMVLAGYRDCAAQAISYLVEVEHMSIDDPFVVGLRNHLQDYQKSHDFGQLLRHQLDDMVISPPQHEHSLDDSGISESDNSFEQTHLTSLQTADITQFVSNGNTDNRSIDIGDGETLNLHALQNGSPAISALAQELLYLLEEEEAEVMSESETEEDVIEQ, from the coding sequence TTGAGGTTATGCCAGCAGAGACGATGACGTCACACGGAGGTCATGACCCCATGTCGATGATGGGTATCCCACATCCAGCCATGATTGGGTTGCCATACAACGAGGCGAGTATGGTATTGGCAGGATACAGAGACTGCGCCGCTCAGGCTATCAGTTACCTGGTCGAGGTAGAACACATGTCTATCGACGATCCTTTCGTGGTTGGATTGCGAAATCACCTTCAGGACTATCAAAAGTCTCATGACTTTGGACAACTTTTACGTCATCAGTTAGATGACATGGTGATATCGCCACCACAACACGAACATTCTTTGGACGATTCTGGTATTTCAGAAAGTGATAACAGTTTTGAACAAACCCATTTGACATCATTACAGACAGCTGATATTACACAATTTGTTTCTAATGGAAATACGGACAACAGGAGTATAGACATTGGTGATGGTGAAACCCTAAATCTACATGCTTTACAAAACGGAAGTCCGGCAATTTCTGCTCTTGCTCAAGAACTCTTGTACCTTCTAGAGGAAGAGGAAGCGGAAGTGATGTCTGAATCAGAGACAGAGGAAGATGTTATAGAACAGTAG
- the LOC138329247 gene encoding uncharacterized protein isoform X4 — protein sequence MPAETMTSHGGHDPMSMMGIPHPAMIGLPYNEASMVLAGYRDCAAQAISYLVEVEHMSIDDPFVVGLRNHLQDYQKSHDFGQLLRHQLDDMVISPPQHEHSLDDSGISESDNSFEQTHLTSLQTADITQFVSNGNTDNRSIDIGDGETLNLHALQNGSPAISALAQELLYLLEEEEAEVMSESETEEDVIEQ from the coding sequence ATGCCAGCAGAGACGATGACGTCACACGGAGGTCATGACCCCATGTCGATGATGGGTATCCCACATCCAGCCATGATTGGGTTGCCATACAACGAGGCGAGTATGGTATTGGCAGGATACAGAGACTGCGCCGCTCAGGCTATCAGTTACCTGGTCGAGGTAGAACACATGTCTATCGACGATCCTTTCGTGGTTGGATTGCGAAATCACCTTCAGGACTATCAAAAGTCTCATGACTTTGGACAACTTTTACGTCATCAGTTAGATGACATGGTGATATCGCCACCACAACACGAACATTCTTTGGACGATTCTGGTATTTCAGAAAGTGATAACAGTTTTGAACAAACCCATTTGACATCATTACAGACAGCTGATATTACACAATTTGTTTCTAATGGAAATACGGACAACAGGAGTATAGACATTGGTGATGGTGAAACCCTAAATCTACATGCTTTACAAAACGGAAGTCCGGCAATTTCTGCTCTTGCTCAAGAACTCTTGTACCTTCTAGAGGAAGAGGAAGCGGAAGTGATGTCTGAATCAGAGACAGAGGAAGATGTTATAGAACAGTAG